One genomic window of Bombus fervidus isolate BK054 chromosome 14, iyBomFerv1, whole genome shotgun sequence includes the following:
- the LOC139994039 gene encoding uncharacterized protein — MKITLLLLAVFVCVQIAIAGVSIEARKEGDASAESSGSKSSQVEKKEEASQSSSASKSSNEKESGKIGGGIEISGGLETSGGLETSGGLETSGGSESGGNWKNGGSSGSSEKWKNGESSENGGKWNNGGSSENGKKWNNGGNSENGANWKNGGSSESGKNWKNDGSSESGKNWKNGGSSESDKNSKNGGSSESDKNSKNGGSSESGKNWKNGGSSESDKNWKNGGSSESDKNWKNGGSSESDKNWKNGGSSESDKNWKNGGSSESDKNWKNGGSSESGKNWKNGGSSESDKNSKNGGSSENDKNWKNGGSSESDKNWKNGGSSESGKNWKNGGSSESGKNWKNGGSSESGKNWKNGGSSESDKNSKNGESSESGKNWKHGGSSESDKNWKNGGSSESDKNWKNGGSSESGKNWKNGGSSESDKNSKNGGSSESDKNWKNGGSSESGKNWKNGGSSESDKNSKNGGSSESDKNWKNGGSSESGKNWKNGGSSENDKNWKNGGSSESGKNWKNGGSSESDKNWKNGGSSESGKKWKNGGNSESDKNWKNGGSSESGKNWKNGGSSESDKNWKNGGSSESGKNWKNGGSSESNESWKSSESGKNGESSKNSETWKNSEKSNNDGNWKSSGESEKWKDGEVVAEGSISINWADVKEQVSNIATSLEEGGNLEAVLKVKKGEKKISSLEEITEKVKILQKWIQEGKDTSSLLDLKKGSKDIASLREIKEKVVLIIKLVNEGKDTSGLLDLATNRKVILELQSAIEEVLVQSEKITKISESLSGLLKSKTVSDIKPLQAVIPLVLELQKTGISLSTLNKWSATSVNSIDIERVTKTVPVLLQSMKEGEDIQSLLSAKGSQKLGISAVDLQAVQGALGLVGKLSSGGALNLKGLLNLKSGTSVLSTGKVGGMIPLPKL; from the exons ATGAAGATCACGTTGTTGTTGTTGGCAGTATTCGTCTGCGTGCAGATAGCGATCGCAGGCGTGAGTATAGAAGCTAGAAAGGAAGGGGATGCGTCTGCAGAAAGCTCCGGATCGAAGAGTTCCCAAgtggagaaaaaggaagaagcatCGCAAAGCTCCTCGGCTTCTAAATCgtcaaatgaaaaagaaagcgGGAAAATCGGCGGAGGCATAGAAATCAGCGGAGGCTTAGAAACCAGCGGAGGCTTAGAAACCAGCGGAGGCTTAGAAACCAGCGGAGGCTCAGAAAGCGGCGGAAATTGGAAAAACGGTGGAAGCTCGGGTAGCAGCGAGAAATGGAAAAACGGCGAAAGCTCGGAAAACGGCGGAAAATGGAATAACGGTGGAAGCTCGGAAAACGGCAAAAAATGGAATAACGGCGGAAATTCGGAAAACGGCGCAAA CTGGAAGAACGGTGGAAGCTCGGAAAGCGGCAAAAATTGGAAGAACGACGGAAGCTCGGAAAGCggaaaaaattggaagaacGGCGGAAGCTCGGAGAgcgataaaaattcgaagaacGGTGGAAGCTCTGAAAgcgataaaaattcgaagaacGGTGGAAGCTCGGAGAGCGGCAAGAATTGGAAGAACGGCGGAAGCTCTGAAAGCGACAAAAATTGGAAGAACGGCGGAAGTTCTGAAAGCGACAAAAATTGGAAGAACGGCGGAAGCTCAGAAAGCGACAAAAATTGGAAGAACGGCGGAAGCTCAGAAAGCGACAAAAATTGGAAGAACGGCGGAAGCTCAGAAAGCGACAAAAATTGGAAGAACGGCGGAAGCTCGGAGAGCGGCAAAAATTGGAAGAACGGCGGAAGCTCGGAGAgcgataaaaattcgaagaacGGCGGAAGCTCTGAAAACGACAAAAATTGGAAGAACGGCGGAAGCTCGGAAAGCGACAAAAATTGGAAGAACGGCGGAAGCTCGGAAAGCGGCAAAAATTGGAAGAACGGCGGAAGCTCGGAGAGCGGCAAAAATTGGAAGAATGGCGGAAGCTCGGAGAGCGGCAAAAATTGGAAGAACGGTGGAAGCTCTGAAAgcgataaaaattcgaagaacGGTGAAAGCTCGGAAAGCGGCAAAAATTGGAAGCACGGCGGAAGCTCAGAAAGCGACAAAAATTGGAAGAACGGCGGAAGCTCTGAAAGCGACAAAAATTGGAAGAACGGCGGAAGCTCTGAAAGCggaaaaaattggaagaatGGCGGAAGCTCGGAGAgcgataaaaattcgaagaacGGCGGAAGCTCTGAAAGCGACAAAAATTGGAAGAACGGCGGAAGCTCTGAAAGCggaaaaaattggaagaatGGCGGAAGCTCGGAGAgcgataaaaattcgaagaacGGCGGAAGCTCTGAAAGCGACAAAAATTGGAAGAACGGTGGAAGCTCGGAAAGCGGCAAAAATTGGAAGAACGGCGGAAGCTCTGAAAACGACAAAAATTGGAAGAACGGTGGAAGCTCGGAAAGCGGCAAGAATTGGAAGAACGGCGGAAGCTCAGAAAGCGACAAAAATTGGAAGAACGGCGGAAGCTCTGAAAGCGGAAAAAAGTGGAAGAACGGCGGAAACTCGGAGAGCGACAAAAATTGGAAGAACGGCGGAAGCTCGGAAAGCGGCAAAAATTGGAAGAACGGCGGAAGCTCTGAAAGCGACAAAAATTGGAAGAACGGTGGAAGCTCGGAAAGCGGCAAAAATTGGAAGAATGGTGGAAGCTCGGAGAGCAACGAGAGCTGGAAAAGCAGTGAAAGCGGAAAGAACGGTGAAAGCTCAAAAAACAGCGAAACCTGGAAGAACAGCGAAAAGTCGAACAACGACGGCAACTGGAAGAGCAGTGGAGAATCAG aaaAGTGGAAAGATGGTGAAGTAGTAGCGGAAGGCAGTATTAGTATAAACTGGGCAGATGTCAAAGAGCAGGTTAGCAACATTGCTACATCCTTAGAGGAGGGTGGTAACCTCGAGGCTGTATTGAAAGTAAAGAAGGGggagaagaaaatttcaagtttGGAGGAAATCACGGAAAAAGTCAAAATATTACAGAAATGGATTCAAGAAGGCAAAGATACTAGCAGCCTATTAGATTTGAAAAAGGGTAGCAAGGATATTGCGTCGTTGAgagaaatcaaagaaaaggTCGTTTTGATCATTAAGTTAGTGAATGAAGGAAAAGACACCAGTGGTCTTTTAGATTTAGCAACCAATCGCAAAGTAATTCTAGAATTGCAAAGCGCCATAGAAGAGGTTCTCGTACAGTCAGAAAAGATAACCAAAATATCTGAATCTCTTTCCGGTTTACTAAAAAGCAAAACTGTCTCGGACATAAAACCGCTTCAAGCAGTAATTCCTTTAGTCCTTGAATTGCAAAAAACAGGCATTAGCCTTAGTACCTTAAACAAGTGGTCCGCCACTAGCGTAAATTCTATAGACATAGAACGCGTCACGAAAACGGTTCCAGTACTCCTTCAATCCATGAAAGAAGGCGAAGATATTCAGAGCCTTTTGAGTGCGAAAGGTTCACAGAAACTTGGCATTAGTGCTGTGGACTTGCAGGCTGTTCAAGGAGCTCTCGGCTTGGTTGGAAAGCTAAGTTCAGGTGGTGCGTTGAACCTAAAAGGCTTGTTGAACTTGAAAAGTGGCACTAGTGTATTAAGTACAGGAAAGGTCGGAGGAATGATTCCTTTACCGAAACTTTAA
- the LOC139994077 gene encoding protein spaetzle-like, which translates to MYSEYGTKFCQSIEKIIFPKTAENINNEWSYVLNTDDVVQGVHIEKCVNEGKLCSSINGFARGYITVCKQRYVHNQLLGLQKGGSYTYQQFRFPSHCYCYIEYVGPDMRLVEDLQNKSSNIK; encoded by the exons ATGTACTCAGAATATGGAACGAAATTCTGTCAGTCAATC gAGAAAATTATCTTTCCAAAAACGgcggaaaatataaataacgagTGGTCGTACGTCCTTAACACTGACGATGTGGTGCAGGGAGTACACATAGAAAAATGCGT caaCGAAGGCAAACTCTGTAGCTCGATAAATGGGTTCGCAAGAGGTTACATAACCGTATGTAAACAAAGGTACGTTCATAATCAACTCCTAGGACTTCAGAAGGGTGGCTCGTACACCTATCAACAATTCCGATTTCCATCCCATTGCTACTGTTACATTGAATACGTCGGCCCTGACATGCGGCTCGTAGAAGACCTTCAAAACAAATCAAGCAATATCAAGTGA